The genomic segment TTGTTGGTATTGGGCCTTGGGCGCACTGCGGGAAGCCAGGCTGGCCGCATGGAAAGTCTGAAATTTTACGACATCAGCTCCGGCCGCGACAGCTGCGTCAACAAGCCGAAGGGCCAAGTCAACGCTGCCGTTGTGGTTGACGCCAGCCTCGGCAATGATAATGCATCTAGCCATAGTGCTGACCTTTCACTATTGTACCGTCTGGGACATCGTCGCATATTGTGGTGCCACAACCGATGATAACCCTTTTCCCAATATGTATTTTTTGTTTTATTACTACGCCTGCGCCAATAAATGTCCCTTCATTGACCGTGACCTTGCCGCAGAGGATTGCTCCAACGGCAATATGGCAATGATCAGCGATATTACAGTCGTGTTCTATAAGCCCTTTGCTATTAATGATGCAATTATTTCCGATAAAGGTGCCGGCGTTGACTATGGCCATATGCATAACAACACTGCCCTCTCCAATGGTGGAATACCGCGAGACGTGCGCTAGTGGTGAAATGATTACAGGCAACTCAAATTCGAGCTGCCGCAGTTTAGCGAAGATCGTTTGCCTGATCCGTGGAGTTTTGATTTGCCCCACCGTCACCAAGGCTTGAGAAAATTTTTTGCGCAGCCCCGGCAGATCTGCGTCATGCC from the Desulfovibrio legallii genome contains:
- a CDS encoding acetyltransferase produces the protein MHITYDDRSPIVLAGGGGHCHAVIDVLESADIPIAGVVHGPDCALTPVLGYPPLGHDADLPGLRKKFSQALVTVGQIKTPRIRQTIFAKLRQLEFELPVIISPLAHVSRYSTIGEGSVVMHMAIVNAGTFIGNNCIINSKGLIEHDCNIADHCHIAVGAILCGKVTVNEGTFIGAGVVIKQKIHIGKRVIIGCGTTICDDVPDGTIVKGQHYG